A region of the Rubripirellula tenax genome:
TGCGTTGACGGGCCAGTTCAAGCAACTCGGCGTGCGGACGTTTCATCATCTCGCGATCAAGCCAGTTGAATCCCGGCCACCCTTTGATGACGACAAACTTTCCCTTCGACGCGGCAATCGCGATGGAATCGATGTCGGCTTTGATGTCTTCCGCCGACGTCGAATGAAATGCATCGAAGTGTTCAATCATGACGCCATCGATGCCTTCCCAATCAAGGATCTCGCGAAAATCCGTTGCTCGCAAACCGTTGACCAAAACAATGCTGTCGGGGCCGAGTTTGCGTTTCGTCATCACGATCATCTCGCGAAGACCCGCGACCACCTCGCTCGCTTTCTTGTCGCCAATCTGTTTGGCCAGGCCCGGCGAAATCGCTTGGGGAAGCGCGTCGATGAACACGCCGCCAAGGGGAGCGTCGTGGTTCGCTTTCGCGACGATGTCCGACCACCACTGGCGAAACGCTGCGTTGGACGGATCCGGACGCGGCGTACCGGACGGGTGTGTGACGACATCGCCGGCAGCGTTTCGTAGCGTCCATTCCGGTTGATACGATTCATACGCAACATACCCGGGCCAATTGATCATCGCATTCAAATAGAAAAGTACTTTCGCATCAGGATTTTTCGCCACGATCCGCCGCGCCGAGTCAGCGATGCCGGCTTCGGTGCTTCCGTGGACGCGGGCTCCATGGCTCTTTTCCAGCACGATGAACCGGCTGTGGTTGGCCAGAAAATCAACCTCGCCATCGGTCAAGTCGGTCGTGCGTTTTCCGAAGTGAATGTTCAGCGGCACACGATCCCAAGTGAACCCGGGGAAAACGGCGGGCTTGGAAC
Encoded here:
- a CDS encoding putative glycoside hydrolase codes for the protein MNGPNVAWITLLVVCTCVAEAAEPSRDESSKPAVFPGFTWDRVPLNIHFGKRTTDLTDGEVDFLANHSRFIVLEKSHGARVHGSTEAGIADSARRIVAKNPDAKVLFYLNAMINWPGYVAYESYQPEWTLRNAAGDVVTHPSGTPRPDPSNAAFRQWWSDIVAKANHDAPLGGVFIDALPQAISPGLAKQIGDKKASEVVAGLREMIVMTKRKLGPDSIVLVNGLRATDFREILDWEGIDGVMIEHFDAFHSTSAEDIKADIDSIAIAASKGKFVVIKGWPGFNWLDREMMKRPHAELLELARQRITFPLACFLIGAQPGSHFCYSWGYTDINGMLDDYPELDRPLGPPKSAATWDGMTATRDFQHASIWIDLSNRDARIDWNLE